A genome region from Alteripontixanthobacter maritimus includes the following:
- a CDS encoding murein L,D-transpeptidase catalytic domain-containing protein: protein MNRRDFLGTGVKAGAILATSAALPATVFATPAAGTPRDRQLFAIAQRELAKAGKAIWRSDIVGIADFGLRSSEPRFHFVNLDRSEVQSFRVSHGTGSDPEHDGWLNDFSNVHGSNATSRGAYVTWEWYTGRYGTSVRLGGLDDSNSNALKRYIVMHRAKYAENEHLAKWGRLGRSNGCFAMGEEQFRMALTNLSGGRLLYADSLGLAADGTTVTKPAPILPAQPELELLQPETPTAAQRLNPGSF, encoded by the coding sequence ATGAACAGACGCGATTTTCTTGGAACAGGGGTGAAGGCGGGGGCAATTCTAGCTACGAGCGCTGCATTGCCTGCGACCGTTTTTGCCACGCCCGCTGCGGGCACACCGCGCGATCGGCAGCTTTTTGCCATCGCCCAGCGCGAACTCGCCAAGGCGGGCAAAGCCATCTGGCGTAGCGACATCGTGGGGATCGCCGATTTCGGCCTCCGGTCGAGCGAGCCGCGCTTCCACTTCGTCAATCTCGACCGCAGCGAGGTGCAATCCTTCCGCGTCAGCCATGGTACCGGCTCCGATCCGGAACATGATGGCTGGCTGAACGATTTTTCTAACGTCCACGGCTCCAACGCAACCAGTCGCGGGGCTTATGTGACGTGGGAGTGGTATACTGGCCGCTATGGCACGTCGGTGCGGCTTGGCGGGCTGGACGACAGCAATTCCAACGCACTGAAACGCTACATCGTCATGCACCGCGCGAAATATGCCGAGAACGAGCACCTGGCGAAATGGGGCCGATTGGGTCGGTCCAACGGATGCTTCGCCATGGGTGAGGAACAGTTCCGCATGGCGCTAACCAATTTGTCGGGCGGACGGCTGCTTTACGCGGACTCTTTGGGGCTGGCCGCAGATGGCACCACCGTGACGAAGCCCGCACCGATCCTTCCTGCGCAGCCGGAACTGGAATTGCTCCAGCCGGAAACGCCGACCGCAGCGCAGCGCTTGAACCCCGGGTCGTTCTGA
- a CDS encoding L,D-transpeptidase family protein, with product MMVKRWGKDTIAVLMTGTAILAIPSAAFSQAGTQSAGQPQNLLPAERPAAQPRPARPQPAPISSEPVQTDTAQPAADQSEPMTVDTRIETDAQRLLTEQDDATTQFAWTLAQAGELVDVIRNIGAEGLDPGDYRLPDLNAAIDAGEGAQLNRTASEIFAWLVEDVRDGRTPMDGRKQWFVVDPDADRYPTQEVMRAALTSGDISGTLMKLAPVHPDYARLRDELAATPLAKDKRRKLIVANMDRWRWLARDLGSQYLMTNVPEYQLRLTVNDQIISTYRTIVGKPGRTATPQIAELVEGVVFNPTWTVPQSIVKGEGLGNKVLNNPSWARTKGYKATRGANGWTSVVQQPGPGNALGLMKLHMPNKHAIFLHDTPSRGLFKQAERALSHGCIRTERAQELAITLAILGNASNTEEGRQEAAAQAVEISAAGKYKIVPIEKEMPVYITYFTMAQDIDGKLRSFPDIYGRDKAVLDSFEAPRKANRSRVTGEQVIPIVFDGA from the coding sequence ATGATGGTTAAACGGTGGGGCAAGGATACGATTGCGGTTCTGATGACGGGAACGGCCATACTGGCAATTCCGTCGGCTGCCTTCTCGCAGGCTGGAACGCAAAGCGCGGGCCAGCCGCAAAACCTGCTTCCGGCGGAACGTCCTGCTGCCCAGCCGCGACCGGCCCGGCCACAGCCTGCCCCGATATCTTCTGAACCGGTACAAACAGATACGGCGCAGCCCGCCGCCGACCAGTCCGAGCCTATGACAGTGGACACCCGCATCGAAACCGATGCTCAGCGCCTGCTCACCGAACAGGACGATGCCACGACCCAATTCGCATGGACCCTGGCGCAGGCGGGCGAGCTTGTGGACGTGATCCGCAATATTGGTGCTGAAGGCCTCGATCCGGGTGATTATCGCCTGCCCGATCTCAACGCCGCGATCGATGCGGGTGAGGGCGCGCAGCTCAACCGTACTGCCAGCGAGATATTCGCGTGGCTGGTTGAGGACGTGCGCGACGGGCGCACACCGATGGATGGGCGCAAGCAGTGGTTCGTCGTCGATCCCGATGCGGACCGCTATCCTACGCAGGAAGTGATGCGCGCCGCGCTGACTTCCGGCGATATTAGTGGCACATTGATGAAACTGGCGCCGGTCCACCCCGACTATGCGCGGTTGCGCGATGAGCTGGCGGCGACCCCACTGGCGAAGGACAAAAGGCGCAAGTTAATTGTCGCTAACATGGATCGCTGGCGCTGGCTGGCGCGCGATCTGGGCTCGCAATATCTGATGACCAATGTGCCGGAATACCAGTTGCGGCTGACGGTAAACGACCAGATCATCTCCACCTACCGCACGATCGTTGGCAAACCGGGCCGCACGGCCACGCCGCAAATCGCGGAGCTGGTGGAAGGCGTGGTGTTCAACCCGACTTGGACTGTGCCGCAGTCCATCGTGAAGGGCGAAGGGCTGGGCAACAAGGTGCTCAACAACCCCTCATGGGCGCGGACCAAGGGCTATAAGGCCACACGCGGCGCAAACGGCTGGACGTCGGTGGTGCAGCAGCCGGGACCGGGCAATGCGTTGGGCCTGATGAAGCTGCACATGCCGAACAAACACGCGATCTTCCTGCATGACACGCCCAGCCGCGGTCTGTTTAAGCAGGCGGAACGCGCCTTGTCCCATGGCTGCATCCGGACCGAACGTGCGCAGGAACTGGCAATTACGCTGGCGATCCTCGGCAATGCTTCGAACACCGAAGAAGGCCGTCAGGAAGCCGCCGCTCAAGCTGTCGAAATATCCGCCGCCGGCAAATACAAGATCGTCCCGATCGAAAAGGAGATGCCGGTCTACATCACCTATTTCACCATGGCGCAGGATATCGACGGCAAGCTGCGCAGCTTCCCTGACATTTATGGCCGGGACAAAGCAGTGCTCGACAGTTTCGAAGCCCCGCGCAAGGCCAACCGCAGTCGCGTTACGGGCGAACAGGTCATCCCCATCGTTTTCGACGGGGCGTAA
- a CDS encoding DMT family transporter yields MTRRRLSLSAAAAPMLAAIAGVAVLALMDAFMKGAALATGAYSAAVFRSLVGASIALPIWLARGATWPGPDVLRLHLLRGGVSAIMALSFFYSLTKLPIAEAIAISFMAPLLALYLAHLFLGEVIRRAAIAGSVLGLIGTIVIVGGKIGSQQVDRDLLLGLAAISFSTMLYAANFVIMRKQSQVALPLEVATFHSGVGGAVLLLAAPWFLVLPAPDVLVDIACAGALTVAGAILLAWTFARAEAQTLVPLEYTGFLWAALFGWLFFAERVTPATSAGTVLIVIGCWLATRPVADSAAGPGSSPPIP; encoded by the coding sequence ATGACGCGCCGCCGCCTCTCGCTTTCCGCCGCTGCCGCTCCGATGCTCGCCGCAATCGCGGGCGTGGCTGTGCTGGCACTGATGGATGCGTTCATGAAAGGTGCGGCACTGGCCACCGGGGCTTATAGCGCCGCGGTATTCCGGTCCCTCGTGGGCGCTTCCATAGCGCTGCCGATCTGGCTGGCACGCGGGGCGACCTGGCCCGGTCCGGACGTGCTGCGGCTGCACCTGCTGCGCGGCGGAGTGTCCGCCATCATGGCGCTCAGTTTCTTCTATTCGCTTACCAAGTTGCCGATTGCGGAAGCCATCGCGATTTCCTTCATGGCACCGTTGCTGGCCCTGTATCTGGCGCATCTGTTCCTGGGCGAGGTGATCCGCCGCGCCGCCATTGCGGGATCGGTGCTGGGCCTGATCGGCACCATCGTCATCGTAGGCGGCAAGATCGGCAGCCAGCAAGTGGACCGCGACCTGTTGCTGGGCCTAGCCGCCATTTCCTTCTCCACCATGCTCTACGCGGCGAATTTCGTTATCATGCGCAAGCAATCGCAAGTGGCCCTGCCGCTGGAAGTCGCGACGTTTCATTCGGGCGTCGGTGGGGCAGTGCTGTTGCTGGCGGCCCCCTGGTTTCTTGTCCTGCCTGCACCTGATGTGCTGGTCGACATTGCCTGTGCAGGTGCGCTGACGGTTGCAGGCGCAATCCTGCTCGCATGGACCTTTGCCCGGGCCGAGGCCCAAACGCTGGTACCGCTCGAATATACCGGCTTTCTGTGGGCGGCCCTGTTCGGCTGGCTGTTTTTTGCCGAACGAGTGACACCCGCCACCAGCGCGGGAACCGTGCTGATCGTGATCGGCTGCTGGCTTGCCACACGGCCCGTGGCAGACAGCGCGGCAGGACCCGGCAGCAGCCCGCCAATACCGTAG
- the acnA gene encoding aconitate hydratase AcnA produces MTQVGKDTLGTRSTLSVGGKEYAYYSFAKAAETIGDISRLPFSMKSLLENMLRFEDGGHTVSVDDVKAIAAWQNNPVTGSEIQYRPARVLLQDFTGVPCVVDLAAMRDAISALGGDTAKINPQVPVNLVIDHSVMVDEFGHPKAMEANMELEYARNAERYDFLKWGSKSFKNFSAVPPGVGICHQVNLEHIGRCVWSSEGPDGELVAYPDTCVGTDSHTTMINGLGVLGWGVGGIEAEAAMLGQPISMLIPQVVGFKLDGKLTEGVTATDLVLTCVQMLREHGVVGSFVEFYGPGVSTLSLADRATIANMAPEYGATCGFFGIDDKTLEYLRLTGREDHQIELVEAYAREQGLWFEPDHEPVFSSTLGLDMSSVVPSLAGPKRPQDKVALPMVDELFNSDLKTTYGKDAAVRVDVEDTHHDIGDGDVVIAAITSCTNTSNPDVLIAAGLVAKKAREKGLKPKPWVKTSLAPGSQVVTDYLIKSGLQDDLNAMGFDLVGYGCTTCIGNSGPLAPPISAAINNNDIVAASVLSGNRNFEGRVSPDVRANFLASPPLVVAYALKGTVTEDITTTPLGIDQQGNDVMLADVWPTNAEVHELRAANIDRSMFVDRYANVYEGDEHWKAVKVEASDTYNWRPGSTYIASPPFFDGMTMTPPPLTDITDAKPLAILGDSVTTDHISPAGSIKEDSPAGEYLKSHQIARADFNSYGSRRGNHDVMMRGTFANIRIKNEMVPGVEGGETTYNGQQMPIYDAAMRHKDDGTPLVVIGGKEYGTGSSRDWAAKGTILLGVRAVVVESFERIHRSNLVGMGVLPLQFTGGDTRETLGLSGDDTFSINGLTDLTPGQDVQVDVTKADGSTSSFTAKCRIDTENELDYYRHGGILQYVIRNLAA; encoded by the coding sequence ATGACGCAAGTCGGCAAGGACACGTTAGGCACCCGTTCCACTCTCAGCGTGGGAGGCAAGGAATACGCCTATTACTCCTTCGCCAAGGCTGCCGAGACCATCGGTGATATCTCGCGGCTGCCGTTCTCCATGAAATCGCTTTTGGAAAACATGCTGCGGTTCGAAGACGGCGGCCACACCGTATCTGTAGACGATGTGAAGGCGATTGCCGCCTGGCAGAACAATCCGGTCACGGGCAGCGAAATCCAGTACCGTCCGGCCCGCGTTCTCCTGCAGGATTTCACCGGCGTTCCCTGCGTGGTCGATCTGGCCGCGATGCGCGATGCAATCTCCGCGCTTGGCGGTGATACTGCGAAGATCAACCCGCAGGTCCCCGTCAATCTTGTTATCGACCACTCTGTCATGGTGGACGAATTTGGCCATCCCAAGGCCATGGAAGCGAATATGGAGCTGGAATATGCCCGTAATGCGGAACGGTATGACTTCCTGAAATGGGGTTCTAAAAGCTTCAAGAACTTCTCCGCCGTGCCCCCGGGCGTCGGCATTTGCCATCAGGTGAACCTGGAACATATCGGCCGCTGCGTCTGGTCTTCCGAAGGTCCCGATGGTGAACTGGTTGCTTATCCCGACACTTGCGTGGGGACTGACAGCCACACCACCATGATCAATGGGCTTGGCGTATTGGGTTGGGGCGTCGGCGGGATCGAAGCCGAAGCCGCCATGCTCGGCCAGCCGATTTCGATGCTGATCCCGCAAGTGGTCGGCTTCAAGCTGGACGGAAAGCTCACCGAGGGCGTTACTGCCACCGATCTCGTGCTGACCTGCGTGCAAATGCTGCGCGAACATGGCGTCGTGGGTAGCTTCGTCGAATTCTACGGACCCGGCGTATCGACACTATCGCTGGCCGACCGCGCGACCATCGCAAACATGGCACCCGAATATGGCGCAACCTGCGGCTTCTTCGGGATCGACGACAAGACACTGGAATATTTGCGCCTGACCGGGCGCGAGGATCACCAGATCGAACTGGTCGAAGCCTATGCCCGCGAACAGGGTCTTTGGTTCGAACCCGATCACGAACCGGTATTCTCGAGCACACTCGGCCTCGACATGAGCAGCGTTGTCCCCAGCCTCGCCGGGCCGAAACGCCCGCAGGACAAGGTTGCGCTGCCGATGGTGGACGAGCTGTTCAACAGCGATCTCAAGACCACTTACGGCAAGGATGCCGCCGTGCGTGTGGACGTGGAGGACACCCACCACGATATTGGTGATGGCGACGTGGTCATCGCGGCCATCACAAGCTGCACCAATACGTCCAACCCAGACGTGCTGATCGCCGCCGGTCTGGTTGCGAAAAAAGCGCGTGAGAAGGGTTTGAAACCCAAGCCGTGGGTAAAGACCTCGCTTGCGCCCGGATCGCAGGTAGTCACCGACTACCTCATAAAATCCGGCCTGCAGGACGATCTCAATGCGATGGGCTTCGATCTGGTCGGCTATGGTTGCACTACCTGCATCGGCAATTCCGGGCCGCTCGCCCCGCCGATCAGCGCCGCAATCAACAACAACGATATCGTTGCGGCCAGCGTCCTTTCGGGCAACCGCAACTTCGAAGGCCGCGTATCGCCCGATGTGCGCGCCAACTTCCTCGCCAGCCCGCCGCTCGTGGTGGCTTACGCGCTGAAAGGCACGGTGACGGAAGACATCACCACCACGCCGCTTGGCATCGACCAGCAGGGCAATGATGTGATGCTGGCTGACGTGTGGCCGACCAATGCGGAAGTGCACGAATTGCGCGCGGCCAATATCGATCGTTCGATGTTCGTGGACCGCTATGCCAATGTCTACGAAGGTGACGAGCACTGGAAAGCCGTGAAAGTCGAGGCGTCGGACACCTATAACTGGCGTCCGGGCAGCACATATATCGCCAGCCCGCCTTTCTTCGACGGCATGACCATGACCCCGCCGCCATTGACCGACATCACGGACGCGAAACCATTAGCAATTCTGGGCGACTCGGTCACGACCGACCATATTTCGCCTGCCGGTTCCATCAAGGAAGACAGCCCGGCCGGGGAGTATCTGAAGAGCCACCAGATCGCGCGTGCGGACTTCAACTCTTACGGCTCGCGCCGCGGCAATCACGACGTTATGATGCGCGGCACCTTCGCCAATATCCGCATCAAGAACGAAATGGTCCCCGGTGTCGAAGGCGGCGAGACGACGTATAATGGCCAGCAAATGCCGATCTACGACGCCGCGATGCGCCATAAGGACGACGGCACACCGCTCGTGGTGATCGGCGGAAAGGAATACGGCACCGGATCGAGCCGCGACTGGGCGGCGAAGGGTACTATCCTGCTCGGCGTGCGCGCAGTAGTCGTGGAAAGCTTCGAACGCATTCACCGGTCCAACCTGGTTGGCATGGGCGTGCTGCCCTTGCAGTTTACAGGCGGCGATACGCGCGAAACCCTGGGCCTGTCGGGTGACGATACGTTCAGCATCAATGGTCTGACCGACCTGACACCGGGGCAGGACGTCCAGGTCGATGTGACGAAGGCCGACGGATCGACCAGCAGCTTCACCGCAAAATGCCGGATCGATACCGAGAACGAGCTGGATTACTACCGCCATGGCGGCATCCTCCAATACGTGATCCGCAATCTGGCGGCGTAA
- the ruvB gene encoding Holliday junction branch migration DNA helicase RuvB: MTDAPIHTPDRQPEDPDAALRPKSLREFVGQEAARENLRVFVEAASKRGEAMDHVLFFGPPGLGKTTLAQIVAKELGVGFRATSGPVIAKAGDLAALLTNLEPNDVLFIDEIHRLNPVVEEILYPAMEDRALDIIIGEGPSARSVRIDLPPFTLVGATTRQGLLTTPLRDRFGIPVRLNFYTVEELESVVTRGANLLGMAIEPGGAREIARRSRGTPRVAGRLMRRVRDFAQVAGDGTVTAAIADEALTRLEVDRLGLDAMDRRYLTMIAAIYKGGPVGVETLAAGLSEPRDTVEEVIEPYLIQLGLVARTARGRCLNDAAWNHLEMTPPPAGSGVGQTGLFDAKP; encoded by the coding sequence ATGACCGACGCCCCGATCCATACCCCCGACCGTCAGCCGGAAGACCCGGACGCGGCGCTGCGTCCCAAATCCCTGCGCGAATTCGTGGGTCAGGAGGCGGCGCGGGAAAATTTGCGGGTGTTTGTGGAAGCTGCCAGCAAGCGCGGCGAGGCCATGGACCATGTGCTGTTCTTCGGGCCGCCAGGGCTGGGCAAGACCACTTTGGCGCAGATCGTGGCGAAGGAACTGGGCGTCGGGTTTCGTGCCACGTCCGGGCCGGTGATCGCCAAGGCGGGTGATCTCGCCGCGCTGCTGACCAATCTTGAACCCAATGACGTGTTGTTTATCGACGAGATCCACCGGCTCAATCCGGTGGTGGAGGAAATCCTCTATCCGGCGATGGAGGACCGTGCGCTCGACATTATTATTGGGGAGGGGCCGTCGGCGCGCAGCGTGCGGATCGACCTGCCGCCGTTCACGCTGGTCGGTGCCACGACCCGGCAGGGATTGCTGACAACGCCATTGCGCGACCGGTTCGGCATTCCGGTGCGCCTTAATTTCTACACGGTCGAGGAACTGGAAAGCGTCGTTACACGCGGCGCCAATCTGCTGGGTATGGCTATCGAGCCCGGCGGTGCGCGCGAAATTGCCCGCCGGTCACGGGGCACGCCGCGCGTTGCCGGGCGCCTGATGCGCCGCGTGCGGGATTTTGCGCAGGTCGCGGGCGACGGCACGGTAACCGCCGCCATTGCGGACGAGGCGCTGACCCGGCTGGAAGTGGACCGGCTGGGCCTCGACGCGATGGATCGCCGTTATCTCACCATGATCGCGGCCATATATAAGGGCGGGCCGGTGGGCGTGGAAACACTGGCTGCTGGATTGTCGGAACCGCGCGATACGGTTGAGGAAGTGATCGAACCGTACCTGATCCAGCTTGGTCTGGTTGCCCGCACTGCGCGGGGTCGCTGTCTCAACGATGCGGCATGGAATCACCTGGAAATGACCCCGCCTCCCGCCGGAAGCGGTGTCGGCCAGACCGGCCTGTTCGACGCGAAACCTTAA
- the ruvA gene encoding Holliday junction branch migration protein RuvA, translating into MIAKLSGRLDETGADWAVIDVAGVGYLVHCSTKTLTALGEVGEACQLYTDLQVSENDMRLLGFADGAERDWFRVLTGVQGVGSKVALAILSTLSAAELQAACAGGDAATVARANGVGPKLAGRIVNELKDKAGGMAGGTGGPGSAVAAPAGGVGADAVSALENLGFKPAVAARAVALAQEELGEGASESALIGLALKRAAG; encoded by the coding sequence ATGATTGCAAAGCTATCGGGCAGGCTGGACGAAACTGGCGCGGACTGGGCGGTGATCGACGTCGCGGGCGTCGGCTATCTGGTGCATTGTTCCACAAAGACGCTGACCGCATTGGGCGAGGTGGGGGAGGCGTGCCAGCTCTACACCGACCTGCAAGTGAGCGAGAACGACATGCGCCTGCTCGGGTTTGCCGACGGCGCAGAGCGCGACTGGTTCCGCGTGCTCACAGGCGTGCAGGGCGTGGGCAGCAAGGTCGCGCTGGCGATCCTGTCGACCCTGTCCGCGGCCGAATTGCAGGCGGCCTGCGCGGGCGGCGACGCGGCGACCGTAGCGCGCGCAAACGGGGTCGGACCGAAACTGGCCGGGCGCATCGTCAACGAATTGAAGGACAAGGCTGGCGGGATGGCGGGCGGCACCGGCGGGCCGGGTTCGGCCGTCGCGGCACCTGCTGGCGGGGTGGGGGCGGACGCGGTGTCGGCGTTGGAGAACCTCGGCTTCAAGCCGGCGGTTGCCGCGCGCGCCGTGGCTCTGGCGCAGGAGGAACTTGGCGAAGGCGCAAGCGAAAGCGCGCTGATCGGACTGGCGTTGAAGAGGGCGGCGGGATGA
- the aroC gene encoding chorismate synthase — MSHNTFGRVLRFTTWGESHGPALGAVLDGCPPGLLLDEAAIQPFLDARKPGQNKFTTQRKEPDQVRILSGTFAEQDGETPRTTGTPISLMIENMDQRSKDYSEVAKSYRPGHADYAYDAKYGFRDYRGGGRSSARETAARVAAGAIARLVIPEVTLIAYVCELGGDRIDPANFDASEIANNPFWSPDADAAKRWEVLVDEARKAGSSLGAVVECRATGVPAGWGAPIYAKLDADLAAAMMSINAVKGVEIGDGFAASRLSGEQNADPMRPGDNSDAPEFAANHAGGIAGGISTGQPVVLRVAFKPTSSILTPVETITRDGAAAEIRTKGRHDPCVGIRGTPVVEAMMALVLADHKMLHRAQCGG; from the coding sequence ATGAGCCACAACACTTTCGGGCGCGTGCTGCGCTTTACGACATGGGGCGAAAGCCACGGGCCGGCGCTGGGCGCAGTGCTGGACGGGTGCCCGCCGGGACTGCTGTTGGACGAGGCCGCGATCCAGCCGTTTCTCGATGCGCGCAAGCCCGGCCAGAACAAGTTCACCACCCAGCGCAAGGAACCCGACCAGGTCCGCATCCTGTCCGGCACCTTCGCCGAACAGGACGGTGAGACACCGCGCACTACCGGCACACCCATCTCCCTGATGATCGAAAACATGGACCAGCGATCGAAGGATTATTCTGAAGTCGCCAAGTCCTATCGCCCCGGTCATGCCGATTATGCCTATGACGCGAAATACGGCTTTCGCGATTATCGCGGCGGTGGCCGGTCGAGCGCGCGGGAAACGGCCGCACGAGTGGCAGCTGGCGCGATTGCGCGGCTGGTTATCCCCGAGGTCACGCTAATTGCCTATGTCTGCGAGTTGGGCGGCGACCGGATCGATCCGGCTAATTTCGACGCCAGTGAGATCGCCAACAATCCGTTCTGGAGCCCCGACGCCGACGCCGCGAAACGGTGGGAGGTGCTGGTGGATGAGGCACGAAAGGCCGGATCATCGCTTGGCGCGGTGGTCGAATGCCGGGCGACCGGTGTGCCGGCGGGATGGGGCGCGCCGATCTATGCGAAACTCGACGCAGATCTTGCCGCCGCCATGATGTCGATCAACGCAGTAAAAGGCGTGGAAATCGGTGACGGGTTTGCCGCGTCACGCCTTTCTGGCGAACAGAATGCCGATCCGATGCGCCCCGGCGATAACAGCGATGCGCCGGAGTTCGCGGCCAACCATGCGGGCGGCATTGCGGGCGGCATCAGCACCGGCCAGCCGGTGGTTTTGCGCGTGGCGTTCAAGCCGACCAGTTCCATCCTGACTCCGGTGGAGACGATCACGCGCGACGGTGCAGCGGCAGAAATACGCACAAAGGGCCGCCACGACCCATGCGTCGGTATTCGCGGAACGCCGGTGGTGGAAGCGATGATGGCTCTGGTGCTGGCGGACCACAAGATGCTTCACAGGGCCCAGTGCGGCGGCTGA
- the ahpC gene encoding alkyl hydroperoxide reductase subunit C, with amino-acid sequence MGIIGSTLKPFEATAFQADKDFFQVTDEDVKGKWAVFFFYPADFTFVCPTELEDLGEHYEQLQKLDVDVYGVSTDTHFSHKAWHDTSERIGKLKFAFLGDQLHTLARNFNVLREDSGLADRATFVIDPDGVIQLMEQTCEGVGRNANELVRKIRAAQYVRANPGEVCPAAWEEGSDTLSPSLDLVGKI; translated from the coding sequence ATGGGTATTATCGGCAGCACATTGAAGCCATTCGAAGCCACCGCATTCCAAGCCGACAAGGATTTTTTCCAGGTCACCGACGAGGATGTGAAGGGCAAATGGGCGGTGTTCTTCTTCTATCCCGCTGATTTCACCTTCGTCTGCCCCACCGAACTGGAAGATCTGGGCGAACATTACGAGCAGCTGCAGAAGCTGGATGTGGATGTTTACGGCGTCAGCACCGACACGCATTTCAGCCACAAGGCTTGGCACGACACGTCGGAGCGGATCGGCAAGCTGAAATTCGCGTTCCTGGGTGACCAGCTTCACACATTGGCGCGCAACTTCAACGTGCTACGCGAAGATTCCGGCCTGGCCGATCGCGCCACCTTCGTAATTGATCCCGACGGCGTGATCCAGCTGATGGAACAGACCTGCGAAGGTGTTGGCCGCAATGCCAACGAGCTGGTCCGCAAGATCCGCGCCGCGCAATATGTCCGCGCCAACCCTGGTGAAGTGTGCCCGGCGGCTTGGGAAGAAGGCAGCGACACCCTGTCACCTTCGCTCGACCTCGTCGGCAAGATCTAA
- the ahpF gene encoding alkyl hydroperoxide reductase subunit F, with product MLDSATQQQLKTYLANLREPVELVASLGDGPKSDQTRELLAEIAELHEMVSARFDGEDARKPSFSITRASDHTRSVRFAGLPMGHEFTSLVLALLWAGGHPPKVDVELIEQARELTGDHTFEMYFSLSCHNCPDVVQALTLLAMENPDFSATLIEGGTFQEEVDSRDVMAVPATFLNDAPFYNGKLTLAEVLAKLDSGADEKAAAKLDALDPFEVLVIGGGPSGVAASVYTARKGFRTGIAAQRFGGQLNDTLGIENLPGTLYTEGPKLADELRRQVSDNTIELLDMTDARRLLPATGAGGMHRVEMTNGATLESRALVLATGARWRSLGVPGEEEYRNKGVAYCPHCDGPLFKGKDIAVVGGGNSGVEAAIDLANIVRHVTLIEYDDQLRADEVLQRKLRSFANVTVLTSAKTTAIEGDGNRMSGLAYEDRETGDTHRLDVAGAFIQIGLVPNTDWLKNSPLALSQFGEIEIDGNGATNLPGVFASGDCTTTPYKQIVVAMGEGSKAALSAFDYLIRTEPADEIAQAA from the coding sequence ATGCTCGATTCCGCCACGCAGCAGCAACTCAAGACCTATCTTGCAAATTTGCGGGAGCCTGTGGAACTGGTCGCGTCGCTGGGCGACGGACCGAAATCCGATCAGACGCGCGAGTTGCTGGCCGAAATCGCCGAACTGCACGAGATGGTCTCGGCCCGGTTCGACGGAGAGGATGCGCGCAAGCCCAGCTTTTCCATCACGCGGGCATCCGACCACACCCGGTCGGTCCGCTTTGCCGGTTTGCCGATGGGGCATGAATTCACTTCGCTGGTGCTGGCGCTGCTGTGGGCCGGCGGCCATCCGCCGAAGGTCGATGTGGAATTGATCGAACAGGCGCGTGAGCTGACGGGCGACCACACGTTCGAAATGTATTTCTCGCTGAGTTGTCACAATTGCCCCGACGTCGTGCAAGCGCTGACCCTGCTGGCGATGGAAAACCCCGATTTCAGCGCGACGCTGATCGAAGGTGGCACGTTTCAGGAAGAAGTCGACAGCCGCGATGTGATGGCGGTGCCAGCCACGTTCCTCAACGATGCGCCGTTCTATAATGGCAAGCTGACACTTGCCGAGGTTCTGGCCAAGCTGGACAGCGGTGCGGACGAGAAGGCCGCGGCGAAGCTCGATGCGCTCGATCCGTTCGAAGTGCTGGTTATCGGCGGCGGGCCATCGGGCGTTGCGGCGTCGGTATACACTGCACGCAAGGGCTTTCGTACCGGCATCGCGGCGCAGCGTTTCGGCGGGCAGTTGAACGATACGCTGGGGATCGAGAACCTGCCGGGTACGCTTTATACCGAAGGCCCGAAACTGGCGGACGAATTGCGCCGGCAGGTCAGCGACAACACGATCGAACTGCTGGACATGACCGATGCACGCCGACTCCTTCCAGCTACCGGAGCGGGCGGGATGCACCGTGTCGAGATGACGAACGGTGCCACGCTGGAATCCCGCGCCCTGGTTCTGGCAACCGGTGCCCGCTGGCGCTCCCTCGGCGTTCCGGGCGAGGAAGAGTACCGCAACAAAGGCGTCGCCTATTGCCCGCACTGCGACGGGCCGCTGTTCAAGGGCAAGGATATCGCGGTCGTCGGGGGCGGCAATTCCGGCGTCGAGGCGGCCATCGACCTTGCCAATATCGTGCGCCATGTGACACTGATCGAATATGACGACCAGCTTCGCGCGGACGAGGTCCTCCAGCGCAAACTGCGCAGCTTCGCCAACGTTACCGTGCTGACATCTGCCAAGACCACTGCGATCGAAGGCGACGGTAACCGCATGTCAGGGCTAGCTTACGAAGACCGCGAGACCGGTGACACGCATAGGCTGGACGTGGCCGGGGCGTTCATTCAGATCGGCCTGGTCCCCAACACCGATTGGCTCAAGAACAGCCCGCTTGCGCTTTCGCAATTCGGCGAGATCGAGATCGACGGCAACGGAGCGACCAACTTGCCCGGCGTATTTGCATCGGGCGACTGCACCACTACGCCGTACAAGCAGATCGTGGTGGCCATGGGTGAAGGATCGAAGGCTGCCTTGTCCGCCTTCGATTACCTCATCCGTACCGAACCGGCGGATGAAATCGCGCAGGCTGCCTGA